A region from the Medicago truncatula cultivar Jemalong A17 chromosome 6, MtrunA17r5.0-ANR, whole genome shotgun sequence genome encodes:
- the LOC25495504 gene encoding protein GLUTAMINE DUMPER 5: MDVAAGGGFKNVTSPTPYLFGGLALMLAIIAFALIILACTCQENSLSTNAGGYEEKDTKNVEMVVDLEPKIVVIMAGDTNPTYLAKPLSSTCHTEEMV; encoded by the coding sequence ATGGATGTAGCAGCTGGTGGTGGTTTCAAAAATGTTACATCTCCCACTCCTTACCTCTTTGGTGGCCTAGCTCTCATGCTTGCAATTATAGCATTTGCATTAATTATCTTAGCATGCACTTGTCAAGAAAATTCTTTATCTACAAACGCTGGTGGATATGAAGAGAAAGATACCAAGAATGTGGAAATGGTGGTGGATTTAGAGCCTAAGATTGTTGTAATAATGGCTGGAGATACTAATCCTACATACTTGGCTAAACCTCTATCATCAACATGCCATACTGAAGAAATGGTTTAG
- the LOC25495505 gene encoding protein NSP-INTERACTING KINASE 1 — MKMFRGEVFLCFVTLFMFWSCANALLSPKGINFEVQALVSIKESLMDPHGIFENWDGDAVDPCSWNMVTCSPENLVVSLGIPSQNLSGTLSSSIGNLTNLQTVVLQNNNITGPIPSELGKLSMLQTLDLSDNLFHGKIPPSLGHLRNLQYLRLNNNSFSGECPESLANMAQLAFLDLSFNNLTGNVPRILAKSFSIVGNPLVCATEKQTNCHGMKLMPMSMNLNNTNYALPSRRTKAHKMAIVFGLSLGCLCLLVLGFGFILWRRHKHNQQAFFDVKDRNHEEVYLGNLKRFPLRELQIATHNFSNKNILGKGGFGNVYKGILSDGTLVAVKRLKDGNAKGGEIQFQTEVEMISLAVHRNLLKLYGFCMTTSERLLVYPYMSNGSVASRLKAKPVLDWGTRKQIALGAARGLLYLHEQCDPKIIHRDVKAANILLDDYCEAIVGDFGLAKLLDHKDSHVTTAVRGTVGHIAPEYLSTGQSSEKTDVFGFGILLLELITGLRALEFGKAANQKGVMLDWVKKIHQEKKLDLLVDKDLKNNYDKNELEEIVQVALLCTQYLPAHRPKMSEVVRMLEGDGLAEKWEASQRADNTTKGKPYELSSSDRFSDLTDDSSLLIQAMELSGPR, encoded by the exons atGAAGATGTTTAGAGGAGAAGTTTTTCTATGTTTTGTTACATTGTTCATGTTTTGGAGTTGTGCAAATGCTTTGCTTTCTCCTAAGGGAATTAACTTTGAAG TGCAAGCTTTAGTGAGTATAAAAGAATCATTAATGGATCCTCAtggaatttttgaaaattgggaTGGTGATGCTGTTGATCCATGTAGTTGGAATATGGTTACTTGTTCTCCTGAGAATCTTGTTGTTAGTTt gGGCATTCCTAGTCAAAATTTATCTGGTACATTATCTTCAAGCATAGGAAACTTAACCAATCTTCAAACAGT TGTGTTACAGAATAACAACATAACTGGACCAATACCTTCAGAGCTAGGAAAACTTTCCATGCTTCAAACACTTGACCTCTCTGATAACCTCTTCCATGGAAAAATTCCTCCTTCTCTTGGTCATCTGAGAAACCTTCAGTACTT GAGGCTTAACAATAACAGTTTCTCTGGTGAATGTCCTGAGTCACTTGCTAACATGGCACAACTTGCTTTTCT TGATTTATCATTCAACAATCTTACTGGTAATGTGCCTAGAATTTTGGCGAAATCATTCAg TATTGTTGGAAACCCTCTGGTATGTGCAACagagaaacaaacaaactgCCATGGCATGAAACTCATGCCTATGTCAATGAACTTAAACAATACTAACT ATGCATTACCATCAAGAAGAACAAAAGCTCACAAAATGGCCATTGTCTTTGGTTTAAGTCTTGGATGCCTTTGTTTGTTAGTCCTTGGTTTTGGATTTATACTTTGGAGGAGACACAAACATAATCAACAAGCATTCTTTGATGTTAAAG ACCGAAATCACGAAGAAGTCTACCTAGGAAACTTGAAGAGGTTTCCATTAAGAGAACTCCAGATTGCTACTCACAACTTCAGCAACAAGAACATATTGGGAAAAGGAGGTTTTGGAAATGTCTACAAAGGAATTCTTTCAGATGGCACACTTGTTGCCGTAAAGAGGCTCAAAGACGGCAATGCGAAGGGAGGAGAGATACAATTTCAGACTGAAGTTGAAATGATCAGCTTGGCAGTGCATCGAAACCTTCTCAAATTGTATGGATTTTGTATGACAACATCAGAAAGACTTTTAGTTTACCCCTACATGTCCAATGGAAGCGTCGCTTCGCGTCTGAAGG CTAAACCAGTGTTGGATTGGGGGACAAGGAAGCAAATTGCATTAGGAGCAGCAAGAGGACTATTATACCTTCATGAGCAATGTGATCCAAAGATAATCCATAGAGATGTGAAAGCTGCAAATATATTACTTGATGATTATTGTGAAGCAATAGTTGGTGATTTTGGTTTGGCAAAGCTTTTAGACCACAAAGATTCACATGTAACAACTGCAGTGAGGGGGACAGTAGGGCATATAGCTCCTGAGTATCTTTCCACAGGACAATCTTCTGAAAAGACTGATGTTTTTGGATTTGGCATTTTGCTTCTTGAATTGATCACAGGTTTGAGGGCCCTTGAATTTGGAAAAGCAGCCAACCAAAAAGGAGTCATGCTTGATTGG GTGAAGAAAATTCATCAAGAGAAGAAGCTAGACTTGCTTGTAGACAAGGATCTCAAGAACAACTATGACAAGAATGAGCTGGAGGAAATTGTTCAGGTTGCACTCTTGTGTACACAATATCTTCCAGCCCACAGACCGAAAATGTCCGAAGTCGTACGCATGCTTGAAGGCGACGGTCTTGCCGAAAAATGGGAAGCTTCTCAAAGAGCGGATAACACTACCAAGGGCAAACCGTATGAATTATCTTCATCAGATCGATTTTCTGATCTTACCGATGATTCTTCTTTGTTAATCCAAGCCATGGAGCTTTCTGGTCCAAGGTGA